In the Dioscorea cayenensis subsp. rotundata cultivar TDr96_F1 unplaced genomic scaffold, TDr96_F1_v2_PseudoChromosome.rev07_lg8_w22 25.fasta BLBR01001667.1, whole genome shotgun sequence genome, one interval contains:
- the LOC120256821 gene encoding myb-related protein 308-like: MGRSPCCEKAHTNKGAWTKEEDQRLISYIKAHGEGCWRSLPKAAGLLRCGKSCRLRWINYLRPDLKRGNFTEEEDELIIKLHGLLGNKWSLIAGRLPGRTDNEIKNYWNTHIKRKLISRGLDPQTHRPLIGAIPCNTMNTITTSSDDLHGNAAGTINFNQEAQDEVLNLDLSISLPYHSQTVPSLTVEAKTTTNITSSSTPPSNYYCSSTSGNQAICVCCHLGFERSEASCSCNEGIGNHHPSLLRYLRPMGDEQEVE, encoded by the exons ATGGGAAGATCACCATGTTGTGAGAAAGCACACACAAACAAAGGAGCATGGACAAAGGAAGAAGACCAAAGACTCATTTCATACATCAAAGCTCATGGTGAAGGCTGCTGGAGATCACTCCCCAAAGCTGCTG gtTTGCTTAGATGTGGAAAGAGTTGTAGGTTAAGATGGATAAACTATCTCCGACCAGATCTTAAACGTGGGAACTTcactgaagaagaagatgagctTATTATCAAGCTTCATGGCCTTCTCGGAAACAA ATGGTCTTTGATTGCCGGAAGATTACCCGGTCGGACTGATAATGAGATCAAGAACTACTGGAACACACATATCAAACGGAAACTTATTAGCCGAGGACTTGATCCACAAACTCACCGGCCACTCATTGGAGCCATTCCATGCAACACAATGAATACTATTACTACATCTTCAGATGATTTGCATGGCAATGCAGCTGGTACTATAAATTTCAATCAAGAAGCTCAAGATGAAGTACTAAACTTAGACTTGTCTATTAGTCTTCCTTATCACTCACAAACAGTACCTTCTCTCACAGTTGaagcaaaaacaacaacaaatattacAAGCTCATCAACACCACCaagtaattattattgtagTAGTACTAGTGGTAATCAAGCCATTTGTGTTTGTTGTCATTTAGGGTTTGAAAGAAGTGAAGCATCATGTAGTTGTAATGAAGGTATTGGTAACCACCACCCTAGTTTGCTAAGATACTTAAGACCAATGGGAGATGAACAAGAAGTGGAGTGA
- the LOC120256850 gene encoding zinc finger transcription factor YY1-like isoform X1: MDLHANYAPLMPARRARHSRPPAPAVRWFRQWVPQEIAATGEKCLLLKWVTEDMMKVLKESEETETKEAEPEPTTEVLFLCSHEGCGKTFIDVGALRKHAHIHGERQHICPYEGCGRKFLDSSKLKRHILIHTGAKDYVCPYEGCGKAFSLDFNLRTHMKTHLPENYHVCPHKDCGKRYTQEHKLNAHLKTFHEKNTVTEFTKHAPVEKVHYNPKPASIVYTPAPPDRPYACPYEGCGKAYIHEYKLNLHLKREHPGHNSEENRKQVSATTRAIDDASDPDAHVVKGGSSKKSKKRKPSPIHEMPEMPISKISNRKSMTLDSRNLDIAKKPWTETKVEEDSEETEEDRDNVEDTIWRYRENDDDEETEDED; the protein is encoded by the exons ATGGATCTCCATGCCAATTATGCTCCCTTGATGCCTGCTCGCCGTGCTCGCCATAGTAGGCCGCCGGCACCCGCCGTTCGGTGGTTCCGCCAATG GGTGCCGCAGGAGATTGCTGCGACGGGCGAGAAGTGCTTGCTTTTGAAATGGGTCACAG AGGACATGATGAAAGTTTTAAAAGAGAGCGAGGAGACTGAGACAAAAGAGGCTGAACCTGAACCAACTACTGAGGTTCTTTTCCTTTGTAGTCATGAAGGTTGCGGAAAAACTTTTATAGATGTAGGTGCCTTACGAAAACATGCTCACATTCATGGAGAGAGGCAACATATTTGCCCGTATGAAGGCTGTGGAAGG AAATTTTTGGACAGTTCCAAATTGAAGAGACATATTCTTATTCATACTGGGGCAAAAGATTATGTATGCCCTTATGAAGGTTGTGGTAAG GCATTTTCCCTGGACTTTAACCTAAGGACTCATATGAAAACACATTTGCCAGAGAACTATCATGTTTGTCCCCACAAAGACTGTGGGAAGAGGTACACTCAAGAACACAAATTGAACGCCCACCTCAAAACTTTCCATGAAAAG AACACCGTGACAGAGTTCACAAAACATGCTCCTGTGGAAAAAGTCCATTATAACCCAAAGCCTGCTTCGATAGTCTACACTCCAGCTCCTCCTGATCGCCCATACGCCTGTCCTTACGAAGGTTGTGGAAAAGCCTACATCCACGAGTACAAACTAAACCTTCATTTGAAACGGGAACACCCAGGTCACAACTCCGAAGAAAACAGGAAGCAAGTTTCTGCTACGACCCGTGCTATTGATGATGCTAGCGATCCAGATGCTCATGTCGTAAAAGGTGGTTCTAGCAAGAAGTCCAAAAAACGTAAACCAAGTCCAATACATGAGATGCCTGAGATGCCCATCTCAAAGATCTCAAACAGGAAATCTATGACTTTGGATTCCCGGAATCTTGACATCGCTAAGAAGCCATGGACTGAGACAAAAGTCGAAGAAGATAGTGAGGAAACCGAAGAAGACCGTGACAATGTTGAAGATACCATATGGCGGTACCGAGAGAATGATGACGACGAGGAAACTGAAGACGAAGATTAA
- the LOC120256850 gene encoding zinc finger transcription factor YY1-like isoform X2, whose product MMKVLKESEETETKEAEPEPTTEVLFLCSHEGCGKTFIDVGALRKHAHIHGERQHICPYEGCGRKFLDSSKLKRHILIHTGAKDYVCPYEGCGKAFSLDFNLRTHMKTHLPENYHVCPHKDCGKRYTQEHKLNAHLKTFHEKNTVTEFTKHAPVEKVHYNPKPASIVYTPAPPDRPYACPYEGCGKAYIHEYKLNLHLKREHPGHNSEENRKQVSATTRAIDDASDPDAHVVKGGSSKKSKKRKPSPIHEMPEMPISKISNRKSMTLDSRNLDIAKKPWTETKVEEDSEETEEDRDNVEDTIWRYRENDDDEETEDED is encoded by the exons ATGATGAAAGTTTTAAAAGAGAGCGAGGAGACTGAGACAAAAGAGGCTGAACCTGAACCAACTACTGAGGTTCTTTTCCTTTGTAGTCATGAAGGTTGCGGAAAAACTTTTATAGATGTAGGTGCCTTACGAAAACATGCTCACATTCATGGAGAGAGGCAACATATTTGCCCGTATGAAGGCTGTGGAAGG AAATTTTTGGACAGTTCCAAATTGAAGAGACATATTCTTATTCATACTGGGGCAAAAGATTATGTATGCCCTTATGAAGGTTGTGGTAAG GCATTTTCCCTGGACTTTAACCTAAGGACTCATATGAAAACACATTTGCCAGAGAACTATCATGTTTGTCCCCACAAAGACTGTGGGAAGAGGTACACTCAAGAACACAAATTGAACGCCCACCTCAAAACTTTCCATGAAAAG AACACCGTGACAGAGTTCACAAAACATGCTCCTGTGGAAAAAGTCCATTATAACCCAAAGCCTGCTTCGATAGTCTACACTCCAGCTCCTCCTGATCGCCCATACGCCTGTCCTTACGAAGGTTGTGGAAAAGCCTACATCCACGAGTACAAACTAAACCTTCATTTGAAACGGGAACACCCAGGTCACAACTCCGAAGAAAACAGGAAGCAAGTTTCTGCTACGACCCGTGCTATTGATGATGCTAGCGATCCAGATGCTCATGTCGTAAAAGGTGGTTCTAGCAAGAAGTCCAAAAAACGTAAACCAAGTCCAATACATGAGATGCCTGAGATGCCCATCTCAAAGATCTCAAACAGGAAATCTATGACTTTGGATTCCCGGAATCTTGACATCGCTAAGAAGCCATGGACTGAGACAAAAGTCGAAGAAGATAGTGAGGAAACCGAAGAAGACCGTGACAATGTTGAAGATACCATATGGCGGTACCGAGAGAATGATGACGACGAGGAAACTGAAGACGAAGATTAA